The genomic region CGCACCGAACGCTTCTATCGCATAGATCAGCTTCTGAGCGGCGGCCGCATCGTGCCCTTCTCGACCTTCCTGGAGCGCCTCGAAGTTTCTCCCGCAACGGTCAAGCGCGATCTCGAATACATGCGCAA from Burkholderiales bacterium harbors:
- a CDS encoding transcriptional regulator, producing MNRTERFYRIDQLLSGGRIVPFSTFLERLEVSPATVKRDLEYMR